One window from the genome of Methanoculleus sp. 7T encodes:
- a CDS encoding NAD(P)H-hydrate dehydratase produces MTAGGMREFLETGVIDAGKMRAVEGNAIALGYSSLLMMESAGRALADAVLADNPSRVLILCGKGNNGGDGMVAARYLQHLDAVDVVYPDCGSMTPEAAVQASLLRHCPVALHPVRCAADAEPLSRLFDAADVIVDAMLGTGASGAAREPLATLVAMANASPAPVVAVDIPTPGVLAARILSFHRPKIEGAGVVDIGIPLEAEVYTGPGDLALVPVRASGAHKGAGGEVLVIGGGPYQGAPYIAAMGALRAGADIVRVASPAYIPMPDLIYERLEGKAVTKDHLETILRLVGRADVVVCGMGLGKESHDVVLAVAEAAEKAVFDADALVRPLPAAKETIYTPHAGEFARMTGTEPPVDLVARARCVKAAATAGTILLKGPVDVVSDGRRVRFNRTGTPAMTVGGTGDLLAGAAGALFCHLPAFEAACIAAYASGRAGMRAAEVRGYGLLATDMLEYIPAELFRRGAPE; encoded by the coding sequence ATGACAGCAGGCGGGATGCGGGAGTTTCTGGAGACCGGCGTGATCGACGCCGGCAAGATGCGGGCGGTCGAAGGGAACGCTATTGCACTTGGCTATTCGTCGCTTTTGATGATGGAGAGCGCCGGGCGGGCGCTCGCGGACGCCGTTCTCGCCGATAACCCCTCCCGCGTCCTCATCCTCTGCGGGAAGGGGAACAACGGCGGCGACGGGATGGTCGCCGCCCGGTATCTCCAACATCTCGATGCGGTCGACGTCGTCTACCCTGACTGCGGTTCGATGACCCCGGAGGCCGCCGTTCAGGCATCCCTCCTCCGGCACTGCCCCGTCGCCCTCCACCCGGTCAGGTGCGCCGCCGACGCAGAGCCCCTCTCCCGCCTCTTCGATGCGGCCGACGTCATCGTCGATGCGATGCTCGGCACCGGGGCGTCGGGCGCGGCGCGGGAGCCGCTCGCAACCCTCGTCGCCATGGCAAACGCAAGCCCTGCGCCGGTCGTCGCCGTCGATATCCCCACTCCGGGCGTCCTGGCGGCGCGGATCCTGTCGTTCCACCGGCCGAAGATCGAGGGTGCGGGCGTCGTGGATATCGGTATCCCGCTCGAGGCGGAGGTCTACACAGGCCCCGGGGATCTTGCGCTGGTCCCGGTCAGGGCGTCCGGCGCTCACAAGGGCGCCGGCGGGGAGGTGCTGGTGATCGGCGGCGGGCCCTACCAAGGGGCGCCCTACATCGCGGCCATGGGGGCGCTCCGCGCCGGCGCCGATATTGTGCGGGTCGCCTCCCCCGCATACATCCCCATGCCCGACCTGATCTACGAGCGCCTGGAAGGGAAGGCGGTCACGAAAGACCACCTGGAGACGATCCTCCGCCTCGTCGGGCGGGCGGACGTCGTCGTCTGCGGCATGGGCCTCGGGAAAGAGAGCCACGACGTCGTGCTCGCCGTCGCGGAGGCGGCAGAGAAGGCGGTCTTCGATGCCGATGCGCTCGTCCGCCCCCTGCCTGCGGCGAAGGAGACGATCTACACTCCGCATGCCGGCGAGTTCGCCCGGATGACCGGGACGGAGCCCCCAGTGGACCTCGTTGCGCGCGCTCGGTGCGTGAAGGCTGCCGCAACGGCGGGAACCATCCTCCTCAAAGGCCCGGTCGACGTCGTCTCCGACGGGAGACGGGTCAGGTTCAACCGGACCGGGACCCCTGCCATGACCGTCGGGGGGACGGGCGACCTCCTCGCCGGTGCGGCGGGGGCGCTCTTTTGTCACCTGCCTGCGTTCGAAGCCGCCTGCATCGCCGCGTACGCGAGCGGCAGGGCCGGCATGCGGGCCGCCGAGGTGCGAGGGTACGGGCTGCTCGCCACCGATATGCTGGAGTATATCCCTGCGGAACTCTTCCGACGGGGAGCGCCGGAGTGA
- the moaC gene encoding cyclic pyranopterin monophosphate synthase MoaC has product MNESGKHGEAPVFTHIENDRAQMVDISAKTEVLREAVASGRIYLRSETLRAIREGTVVKGNVLATARVAATLAVKDTPRIIPMCHPIPLGAITIDFEEGDGYIEATARVKSYGKTGVEMEALTGVSVALLTVWDMVKSAEKDENGQYPVTRIEAVRVVEKRKGI; this is encoded by the coding sequence ATGAACGAGTCCGGCAAACACGGCGAGGCCCCGGTCTTCACCCATATCGAGAACGACCGCGCGCAGATGGTAGATATCTCCGCAAAGACCGAAGTTCTCCGGGAAGCGGTCGCGAGCGGCAGGATCTATCTCCGGAGCGAGACGCTCCGGGCCATCCGGGAAGGGACCGTGGTCAAGGGCAACGTGCTCGCGACCGCACGAGTGGCGGCCACCCTCGCGGTGAAAGACACGCCGCGCATCATTCCTATGTGCCACCCCATACCGCTTGGGGCCATCACCATCGACTTTGAAGAAGGGGACGGCTATATCGAGGCGACCGCCCGCGTCAAGTCCTACGGGAAGACGGGTGTCGAGATGGAAGCACTCACCGGCGTCTCCGTCGCTCTCCTCACCGTCTGGGATATGGTCAAGTCGGCGGAGAAGGACGAGAACGGGCAGTACCCCGTCACCAGGATCGAGGCCGTCCGCGTCGTAGAGAAGCGGAAAGGGATCTAG
- a CDS encoding 50S ribosomal protein L15e encodes MAKSMYAYVREAWKRPDRSEVKGLLWERLQAWRREGSVVRVEHPTRIDKARSLGYKAKQGIVVARVKVRRGGRRKPRYIRGRRTARMGMRRMTPAKSLQRMAEERASRKFPNMEALNSYWVGEDGRYKWFEVILVDGHHPSIRSDRNLAWLADPVHRGRAERGKTSAGMKGRGMRTRGRGTEKTRPSIRSHANRGK; translated from the coding sequence ATGGCAAAATCGATGTATGCCTACGTTCGCGAGGCATGGAAGCGGCCTGACAGGTCCGAGGTGAAAGGTCTCCTCTGGGAGCGCCTTCAAGCGTGGCGGCGCGAGGGGAGCGTCGTGCGCGTGGAGCACCCCACCCGGATCGACAAGGCTCGCTCGCTCGGATACAAGGCCAAACAGGGAATCGTCGTTGCGCGGGTCAAGGTCCGCCGCGGCGGCCGGAGGAAACCGCGGTACATTCGCGGGCGCAGGACCGCACGCATGGGAATGCGGCGGATGACCCCGGCAAAGAGCCTGCAGCGCATGGCCGAAGAGCGTGCGTCCCGCAAGTTCCCGAACATGGAGGCCTTGAACTCCTACTGGGTCGGCGAGGACGGCCGGTATAAGTGGTTCGAGGTGATCCTGGTCGACGGTCACCACCCGTCGATCCGGAGCGACCGCAACCTCGCATGGCTGGCCGACCCGGTTCACCGGGGCCGGGCGGAGCGCGGCAAGACTTCTGCCGGCATGAAGGGACGCGGCATGCGGACGCGCGGGCGCGGGACCGAGAAGACCCGCCCAAGCATCCGTTCCCATGCAAACCGCGGCAAATAA
- a CDS encoding RNase P subunit p30 family protein has translation MKITDASVCPYPAGDSTLSRMALEAAELGFDSIVAVGDAECRAGGLNVLRGAVISASSQKEVIRQVRKPAIRRADVVFVNAGDIAFNRAVVTVKEVHVVRNIHAAQRNAFDHVAARSAAEHGVAVDISMIPIIQYRGTRRQRALQRYADILALQRRYGFPLTVSSGARSILEQRSVRDVGGLCALFGMTGAEVSEALSSVGRLVEPERPVRVIDE, from the coding sequence ATGAAGATCACAGACGCCAGTGTATGCCCCTATCCTGCCGGCGACTCGACGCTTTCTCGGATGGCGCTTGAGGCGGCAGAACTCGGGTTCGACAGCATCGTTGCCGTCGGAGATGCCGAGTGTCGGGCCGGTGGGCTGAACGTGCTCCGGGGCGCCGTGATCAGCGCCTCGTCCCAGAAAGAGGTCATCAGGCAGGTGCGCAAACCCGCGATCCGGCGTGCCGACGTGGTCTTCGTCAACGCAGGAGATATCGCCTTCAACCGGGCCGTCGTCACGGTCAAGGAGGTGCACGTCGTCAGGAACATCCATGCCGCCCAGAGGAACGCCTTCGACCATGTCGCTGCACGGTCGGCAGCTGAGCACGGTGTGGCGGTGGATATCTCGATGATTCCTATCATCCAGTACCGCGGGACAAGGCGTCAGAGAGCGCTCCAGCGCTATGCGGACATCCTGGCGCTGCAACGGCGCTACGGTTTCCCGCTGACGGTATCGTCGGGCGCACGCTCGATCCTCGAGCAGCGGTCGGTCCGCGACGTCGGAGGCCTCTGCGCGCTCTTCGGTATGACCGGAGCGGAAGTGAGCGAGGCCCTCTCGTCCGTCGGCAGACTCGTCGAACCGGAACGACCCGTGAGGGTGATCGACGAATGA
- a CDS encoding Rpp14/Pop5 family protein has protein sequence MKPRPPAMRTKRRYILVRVLPYGLTADQKEVYLSVIEAATSLLGDAAVGLAQPAVVFCDGGYAVVRCRRGTEKDIATALATVTAIGEERAALRTVAVSGTIHALRRRVKPIRPAPGTGETKIGENYFTVYRYPRQKVDLVEKGIKHQKSLFFTEADLEER, from the coding sequence ATGAAACCGAGGCCCCCGGCGATGCGGACAAAGCGGCGGTACATCCTGGTGCGGGTCCTCCCGTATGGGTTGACCGCGGACCAAAAAGAGGTGTATCTCTCGGTCATCGAGGCCGCGACATCCCTCTTGGGCGATGCAGCCGTCGGTCTTGCGCAGCCGGCGGTGGTCTTCTGCGACGGTGGATATGCCGTGGTCCGGTGCCGGCGAGGGACGGAGAAGGATATCGCTACCGCTCTTGCAACGGTCACTGCGATCGGGGAGGAGAGGGCTGCACTCCGGACGGTCGCCGTCTCCGGGACCATCCATGCACTGCGACGCCGGGTAAAGCCGATCCGGCCCGCCCCCGGGACCGGGGAAACAAAGATCGGAGAAAATTATTTCACAGTGTATCGCTATCCCCGTCAAAAGGTTGATTTGGTTGAAAAAGGTATTAAGCATCAGAAGTCATTGTTTTTCACCGAAGCCGATTTGGAGGAACGATAA
- the psmA gene encoding archaeal proteasome endopeptidase complex subunit alpha, with amino-acid sequence MQPQYQMGYDRAITVFSPDGRLYQVEYAREAVKRGTTAVGIKCSEGVVLIVDKRVTSRLLEPVSIEKIFKIDTHIGVASSGLVGDARALVDRARVEAQINRVSYNEPINVEILAKKLCDHMQTYTQFGGARPYGTALLIAGISDGEARLFETDPSGTLLEYKATGIGTGRPAVMKVFEEEYQEDADFAGAIKLGIKALHAATEGKLDVSAIEIGIVSIATREFRKLEKDEVKAYVEQFEE; translated from the coding sequence ATGCAACCACAATATCAAATGGGATATGACCGGGCGATCACGGTATTCAGCCCGGACGGAAGACTCTATCAGGTAGAATACGCCAGAGAAGCGGTGAAACGGGGCACAACGGCCGTCGGCATCAAGTGCAGCGAAGGCGTCGTGCTGATCGTCGACAAACGGGTGACATCCCGTCTCCTCGAGCCGGTGTCCATCGAGAAGATCTTCAAGATCGACACGCACATCGGTGTGGCTTCCTCCGGCCTCGTCGGCGATGCGCGGGCGCTTGTGGACAGGGCTCGGGTCGAGGCGCAGATCAACCGGGTCTCCTATAACGAGCCGATCAACGTCGAGATCCTTGCAAAGAAACTCTGCGACCACATGCAGACCTACACCCAGTTCGGCGGTGCACGCCCTTACGGAACCGCTCTCCTGATCGCAGGAATCAGCGACGGAGAGGCCCGGCTGTTTGAGACCGACCCGAGCGGCACGCTGCTCGAGTACAAGGCGACCGGGATCGGCACAGGCCGGCCTGCCGTCATGAAGGTCTTCGAGGAGGAGTATCAGGAGGATGCGGACTTCGCCGGCGCCATCAAACTCGGCATCAAGGCCCTGCATGCCGCCACGGAAGGCAAGCTGGATGTGAGCGCCATCGAGATCGGCATCGTCTCCATCGCGACCCGGGAGTTCCGGAAGCTCGAGAAGGATGAAGTGAAGGCCTACGTCGAACAGTTTGAGGAGTGA
- a CDS encoding ribosome assembly factor SBDS, protein MIPLDQAVVARLESHGERFEVLVDPDQAMRIRQGEEVDLEEAVAAIYVFANAAHAERASDEALMKVFKTTDFEPAALRIIQKGEIHLTAEQRRHLIAEKRNQVVTFISRNAVNPQTGFPHPPQRIELAMEEARVNIDPFKSVEEQVKETVKALRPLLPIRFEEVRIAVKIPADYAPRAYGELQSAVTLEQNEWQKDGSWIAVVRIPAGVQEEFYDLVNKISKGNAETKILERKS, encoded by the coding sequence ATGATACCTCTCGATCAGGCTGTTGTAGCGCGGCTTGAGAGCCACGGAGAACGGTTTGAGGTGCTTGTCGACCCCGATCAAGCCATGCGGATCCGGCAAGGGGAGGAGGTCGACTTGGAGGAGGCGGTTGCAGCCATTTACGTCTTCGCGAACGCCGCCCATGCCGAGCGCGCCTCGGACGAGGCCCTCATGAAGGTCTTCAAGACGACCGATTTCGAACCGGCGGCACTCCGGATCATCCAGAAGGGGGAGATTCATCTCACCGCCGAGCAGCGCCGCCACCTCATCGCAGAGAAGCGGAACCAGGTCGTCACGTTCATATCGCGGAACGCCGTCAACCCTCAAACCGGGTTCCCTCACCCTCCGCAGCGCATCGAACTCGCTATGGAGGAGGCAAGGGTGAATATCGACCCCTTCAAATCAGTCGAGGAGCAGGTCAAAGAGACGGTCAAGGCGCTCCGTCCCCTCCTTCCCATCCGTTTCGAGGAAGTCCGGATCGCCGTGAAGATCCCTGCGGATTATGCGCCCCGAGCCTATGGGGAACTCCAGTCTGCAGTGACGCTCGAACAGAACGAGTGGCAGAAGGACGGATCGTGGATCGCCGTCGTCAGGATCCCGGCCGGTGTCCAGGAAGAATTCTACGACCTGGTGAATAAGATCTCCAAAGGAAACGCAGAAACCAAGATTCTCGAACGCAAGTCGTGA
- a CDS encoding 50S ribosomal protein L37ae yields MASRKQSAKGRVVGSAGRFGPRYGRFIRKRVNQIEAISRARHACPRCDQEAVRRDGTGIWVCRKCGFKFAGGSYVPETPAMRIAARSIERSMQKEG; encoded by the coding sequence ATGGCAAGTCGCAAACAGAGTGCCAAGGGCAGGGTAGTCGGAAGTGCCGGGCGTTTTGGCCCGAGGTATGGCCGGTTCATCCGGAAGAGAGTGAACCAGATCGAAGCGATCTCCCGCGCGCGCCACGCTTGCCCCCGCTGCGACCAGGAAGCGGTCCGGCGTGATGGGACGGGAATCTGGGTATGCCGCAAGTGCGGGTTTAAGTTTGCAGGCGGCAGTTACGTCCCTGAGACCCCGGCGATGCGTATTGCTGCGAGGAGCATCGAGCGCTCGATGCAGAAGGAGGGCTAA
- a CDS encoding DNA-directed RNA polymerase subunit P — translation MAAYKCARCKQKVEIDVNIRCPYCGHRILFKERGAGIKDLKAR, via the coding sequence TTGGCTGCCTATAAGTGTGCCCGTTGCAAACAAAAAGTGGAAATCGACGTCAATATACGCTGTCCCTACTGTGGGCACCGTATCCTCTTCAAGGAACGCGGAGCCGGAATTAAAGACCTGAAGGCTCGATGA
- a CDS encoding Brix domain-containing protein: MTVVTTSRKPFPEIRSLARDLAFAIGGEYVTRGKAGMGDLFSLDESVVIVSKSGPFFLIQAFMNEELVANVAVRSFSVEERAGEIARGLFVSDRPVYEALKGLIGVAFAGETLSEHRIVFDGTQRKRYTLKVVP; this comes from the coding sequence ATGACGGTCGTCACGACGTCACGTAAACCGTTCCCTGAGATCCGGTCCCTGGCACGGGATCTGGCGTTCGCGATCGGCGGGGAGTATGTCACCCGTGGCAAGGCGGGCATGGGCGACCTCTTCTCCCTTGACGAGTCGGTCGTGATCGTCTCCAAATCAGGTCCTTTTTTTCTCATTCAGGCCTTCATGAACGAAGAACTTGTGGCGAACGTTGCCGTTCGGTCGTTCTCCGTCGAAGAGCGGGCGGGAGAGATCGCCCGCGGCCTCTTTGTCTCGGACCGCCCCGTATACGAGGCGCTCAAGGGTCTGATCGGCGTCGCGTTTGCCGGCGAGACCCTCTCGGAACACCGGATCGTCTTTGACGGGACGCAACGGAAGCGCTACACCCTGAAGGTAGTTCCATGA
- a CDS encoding KEOPS complex subunit Pcc1 — translation MTHTAVFRFIADDARALYLSVCQEMDDVGGRSSARVRLAGDDTLVLEVTAADISALRAALNTWLRLINIAVEVRELAVPQEASR, via the coding sequence ATGACGCATACGGCAGTCTTCCGGTTCATCGCCGACGATGCCCGTGCCCTCTACCTCTCCGTCTGTCAGGAGATGGACGACGTGGGGGGCCGGTCGTCCGCCCGCGTACGGCTCGCGGGCGACGATACGCTCGTCCTCGAGGTGACCGCCGCCGATATATCGGCCCTTCGGGCGGCCCTCAATACCTGGCTCCGGCTGATCAACATAGCGGTTGAGGTGCGGGAGCTCGCCGTCCCGCAGGAAGCCTCCCGATAG
- a CDS encoding prefoldin subunit beta encodes MENIPPKVQNQLAMLQQMQQQLQTVVSQKAQYELTVREARRAVEDLGDVAEDAAVFMNVGSVMMQKSKEQVLASLNERIETLELRVKSLEKQEKALQGRFEQLSTQIRGALEGKQQPPGAA; translated from the coding sequence ATGGAAAATATCCCACCAAAAGTACAGAACCAGCTGGCGATGCTCCAGCAGATGCAGCAGCAGCTGCAGACCGTAGTCTCACAGAAAGCGCAGTACGAACTGACGGTCCGCGAAGCTCGGCGTGCGGTCGAGGACTTGGGCGACGTCGCCGAGGATGCGGCGGTCTTCATGAACGTCGGCAGCGTCATGATGCAGAAGAGCAAGGAGCAGGTGCTTGCGTCTCTCAATGAGCGCATCGAGACGCTCGAACTCCGGGTCAAGTCGCTCGAGAAGCAGGAGAAGGCCCTGCAGGGCAGGTTCGAGCAGTTATCCACGCAGATCCGGGGAGCACTGGAAGGAAAGCAGCAGCCTCCCGGCGCTGCCTAA
- a CDS encoding 2-isopropylmalate synthase codes for MHPGTLKRTVFFTDSRAKKNVTVFDTTLRDGEQTPGISFTREEKLGIAEHLSKIGVHTIEAGFPASSETEREIVTAIKGLGLSAQVCGLARSLRADVDACIDCDVDMVHVFIPTSDVQREYTIKKTREQVLTATGEIIAYVRDHLGQCMFSAMDATRTDWDYLMEVYRVAVDAGATIINVPDTVGVITPTAMKDLVTRIGREVDCPIDVHCHNDFGLAVANTIAAVEGGASQVQVTVNGIGERAGNADLAQTVMVLSSVYGIDTGIKTTSLVETSRLVSRYAGMSVPSTQPIVGENAFAHESGIHSHGVIARSDTFEPGIMTPEMVGHRRRLKLGKHAGRHAVRQMLAEVHMAPTDAQIDDIIVRVKEIAGRGKRVTDADLYEIAESVMQLAPDEKTLKLQDVAVMTGNHVIPTASVRATVEGVEHIFSSVGNGPVDAAVKAILGIIPAPVHLKEFNIEAISGGTDALGHVTITVEDERGRVFDASASSDDIILASVEAVINAINLVCRTRKNDRKPEE; via the coding sequence ATGCACCCAGGAACGCTGAAGCGTACTGTCTTCTTCACCGATAGCCGTGCGAAAAAGAACGTCACTGTTTTCGACACCACACTGCGCGACGGTGAACAAACGCCGGGGATCTCGTTCACCCGTGAAGAGAAACTCGGTATTGCAGAGCATCTCTCGAAGATCGGAGTACACACCATCGAAGCGGGCTTTCCCGCGTCCTCCGAGACCGAGCGCGAGATCGTTACCGCCATCAAGGGTCTCGGCCTCTCCGCGCAGGTCTGCGGCCTTGCGCGGTCGCTCCGGGCCGATGTGGACGCGTGCATCGACTGCGACGTCGATATGGTCCATGTCTTCATCCCGACATCCGACGTCCAGCGCGAGTACACCATCAAAAAGACCCGTGAGCAGGTCCTCACCGCCACCGGCGAGATCATCGCGTACGTCCGAGACCACCTCGGCCAGTGCATGTTCTCGGCCATGGACGCCACAAGGACCGACTGGGACTACCTAATGGAGGTATACCGCGTCGCGGTGGACGCCGGAGCCACGATCATCAACGTGCCCGACACCGTCGGCGTGATCACTCCGACGGCCATGAAAGACCTCGTTACCCGAATAGGCCGAGAGGTGGACTGCCCGATCGACGTCCACTGCCACAACGACTTCGGGCTTGCGGTGGCAAACACCATCGCGGCGGTCGAAGGCGGCGCCTCTCAGGTGCAGGTGACGGTGAACGGGATCGGCGAGCGGGCCGGGAATGCGGACCTCGCGCAGACGGTGATGGTCTTGTCGTCCGTTTACGGTATCGACACCGGCATCAAGACGACGAGCCTCGTCGAGACGTCGAGGCTTGTTTCCCGCTACGCCGGGATGAGCGTCCCCTCCACGCAACCGATCGTCGGCGAGAACGCCTTTGCTCACGAGAGCGGGATCCACTCTCACGGCGTGATCGCGAGGTCCGACACGTTCGAGCCGGGGATCATGACGCCGGAGATGGTCGGCCACCGGCGCAGGCTGAAACTCGGCAAACACGCGGGCAGGCATGCCGTCAGGCAGATGCTCGCCGAGGTGCACATGGCCCCCACCGACGCCCAAATCGACGATATCATCGTCCGGGTGAAAGAGATCGCCGGCAGAGGCAAGCGGGTGACGGACGCGGACCTCTACGAGATCGCAGAAAGCGTCATGCAGCTCGCTCCCGACGAGAAGACACTGAAACTCCAGGACGTCGCCGTCATGACCGGCAACCACGTCATCCCGACGGCGAGCGTCAGGGCGACCGTCGAGGGAGTTGAGCACATCTTCTCAAGCGTCGGCAACGGACCCGTGGATGCGGCCGTAAAGGCGATCCTCGGCATCATCCCGGCCCCGGTTCACTTGAAGGAGTTCAACATCGAGGCTATTTCAGGGGGCACCGATGCCCTCGGACACGTCACCATCACCGTTGAGGACGAGCGGGGCCGGGTCTTCGATGCCAGCGCCTCAAGCGACGACATCATCCTCGCATCGGTCGAGGCGGTGATCAACGCGATCAACCTCGTCTGCCGGACACGGAAGAATGATAGAAAACCGGAGGAGTGA
- a CDS encoding HEAT repeat domain-containing protein, giving the protein MSGYSPRRRLEMTYNTLPNTGDDRLNEQKNLPTLIAELSDPDKAVRAKAMRGLVTLGGPAVPACIPLLQDGDWKVRYRAAEALGLIGDGKAYAPLIAALGDGKDHVRYMAAKGLGLLGDPRAAAHLKAVQCDENEFVRRSAASSLGKIGGEEAVGALRAALDGETTEGVRAAILAALRDAGADGR; this is encoded by the coding sequence ATGAGCGGCTACAGCCCGCGGAGGCGACTTGAGATGACCTACAACACGCTACCCAACACCGGAGACGACCGTTTAAACGAGCAGAAGAACCTACCTACCCTCATTGCCGAGCTCTCCGACCCCGATAAGGCGGTTCGGGCGAAGGCGATGCGCGGGTTGGTGACGCTCGGGGGACCCGCCGTCCCCGCGTGCATCCCGCTCTTGCAGGACGGCGACTGGAAGGTGCGCTACCGTGCGGCGGAGGCTCTCGGGCTGATCGGCGACGGGAAGGCGTATGCACCCCTCATCGCCGCCCTCGGCGACGGGAAGGACCACGTCCGCTATATGGCGGCAAAAGGACTCGGGCTGCTCGGCGACCCGCGCGCGGCAGCGCACCTCAAGGCGGTGCAGTGCGACGAGAACGAGTTTGTGCGGCGCTCCGCCGCTTCTTCCCTTGGAAAGATAGGTGGCGAGGAGGCGGTCGGAGCGTTGCGTGCGGCCCTGGACGGCGAGACGACCGAGGGTGTCCGTGCCGCGATCCTCGCGGCACTCCGTGACGCGGGAGCGGACGGGCGTTAG
- a CDS encoding PP2C family protein-serine/threonine phosphatase produces MKRESGLRYAAMSDQGKRERNEDAYFAGEVAGYHIFAVADGLGGHASGDVASRMAIEVLKETAGEGFGETSPLALLERAFQRANAAVCTYNREKHLNAATTLSAAIVDESGRCWIGTVGDSRAYIITPSSIWHTRDQSYVQSLLEAGVLSPAEAMLHPGKNILTQALGLETRVQVDLEERNITGAVLVVSSDGLHDYVPERAIQEVVTTHEPDVACRMLIDAAKDSASTDNITVIVARAA; encoded by the coding sequence GTGAAAAGAGAGTCAGGACTCCGGTACGCGGCGATGAGCGATCAAGGGAAGCGGGAGCGGAACGAGGATGCGTACTTTGCCGGCGAGGTTGCCGGATACCACATATTCGCCGTCGCGGACGGGCTCGGTGGGCATGCCAGCGGAGATGTTGCGAGCAGGATGGCTATCGAGGTCTTGAAAGAGACCGCAGGCGAGGGATTCGGGGAGACGAGCCCCCTTGCACTGCTCGAACGCGCATTTCAGCGTGCAAACGCGGCAGTCTGCACCTATAACCGGGAAAAACATCTGAATGCCGCAACAACGCTCTCCGCGGCGATCGTCGACGAATCGGGGAGGTGCTGGATCGGCACGGTGGGCGACAGCAGGGCTTACATCATCACGCCGTCGTCGATCTGGCATACGCGCGACCAGAGTTACGTCCAGAGCCTTCTGGAGGCGGGGGTGCTCTCTCCAGCCGAGGCGATGCTCCACCCCGGCAAGAACATCCTGACCCAGGCCCTCGGGCTTGAGACGCGGGTGCAGGTCGATCTCGAAGAGCGGAATATCACCGGAGCGGTCCTGGTGGTCAGTTCAGACGGTCTCCACGACTACGTCCCGGAGAGAGCCATCCAAGAGGTTGTGACGACCCATGAGCCCGATGTTGCGTGCCGGATGCTGATCGATGCCGCCAAGGACTCGGCGAGCACCGATAACATCACGGTGATCGTTGCGCGGGCAGCCTAA
- a CDS encoding radical SAM protein → MAEAEQTRQPGYIHLSGSGELEERARRAHEILRDCVVCPQQCRVNRIEDEQGFCRTGLLPTVSSYSPHFGEEPPLVGRNGSGTIFFAGCNMRCEFCQNYEISQCGLGYAVSCEDLAGIMLRLQDRGCHNINFVSPSHVVPQILRAVAIAAGGGLTVPLVYNSGGYDSVETLRLLDGVIDIYMPDAKYGRDDVAWELSHARDYTAHMQAALVEMHRQVGDLVIEDGLAVRGMIIRHLVLPGNLANSEVVMKFIAEKISRNSYVNIMAQYRPAWRAAEGGRSPVLAALQRPITAREYDYAIRCAQESGLSRGFP, encoded by the coding sequence ATGGCTGAAGCAGAGCAAACCCGACAGCCCGGCTACATACACCTATCCGGAAGCGGCGAACTAGAGGAGCGGGCGCGGCGGGCGCATGAGATCCTCCGCGACTGCGTCGTCTGTCCCCAGCAGTGCCGCGTGAACCGCATCGAAGATGAACAGGGGTTCTGCCGGACCGGCCTCCTGCCGACGGTCTCGAGTTACAGCCCGCACTTCGGCGAAGAGCCGCCGCTCGTGGGGAGGAACGGGTCGGGGACGATATTCTTCGCCGGCTGCAACATGCGGTGCGAATTCTGCCAGAACTATGAGATCAGCCAGTGCGGGCTCGGCTACGCGGTCTCATGCGAAGACCTCGCCGGGATCATGCTCCGCTTGCAGGACCGGGGATGCCACAACATCAACTTCGTCTCCCCCTCGCACGTCGTCCCCCAGATCCTCCGTGCGGTCGCCATCGCCGCCGGCGGCGGCCTCACCGTCCCCCTGGTCTACAACAGCGGCGGCTACGACTCTGTGGAGACCCTGCGGCTCCTCGACGGCGTCATCGACATCTACATGCCGGACGCAAAGTACGGGCGGGACGATGTTGCGTGGGAACTCTCCCATGCACGGGACTACACCGCCCACATGCAGGCCGCTCTCGTGGAGATGCACCGGCAGGTCGGGGACCTCGTAATCGAAGACGGCCTTGCTGTGCGGGGCATGATCATCAGACACCTCGTGCTCCCCGGAAACCTTGCAAACAGCGAGGTCGTGATGAAGTTCATCGCCGAGAAGATATCACGGAACTCCTACGTGAACATCATGGCCCAGTATCGCCCGGCGTGGAGAGCCGCCGAAGGAGGGAGGAGCCCGGTCCTTGCGGCGCTGCAGCGGCCGATCACGGCGCGGGAGTATGATTATGCGATCAGGTGCGCTCAGGAGAGCGGGCTCTCGCGGGGATTCCCGTGA